A segment of the Hemicordylus capensis ecotype Gifberg chromosome 6, rHemCap1.1.pri, whole genome shotgun sequence genome:
tgcaaaggaGGTACTGATGGCTATgagaatggtccatctaatccctcgaattaaaatgcctccaaTTGGCTGCAaaacagattcgctcttcagataccccgaggcacagagccatgtgtgaaaaacctccagggagtgaaactgggacttcctgtatgtaaGCAAGCAGATGGttttccactgaactatggccccctgctctaaagggaatatcatacagtgctcacatgtagtcattcaTCCACATGCAAACTAAAGTGCACCCTgtccctgctcagcaaagggaacaattcacgctcattaccacaagaccagctctggagAGATGACcatgggaagagaagggagagtaAAAGGGGAGATAAGTGAGAGGATGTGCAAGCATACCTTAGGGAATGTTTTGACTGCATTGTCCAAAACTGGGGGGACAAAAGTCAGAGAAGTGAAGTTAGATGGTCTCTTCTCTTCAACACTCACCTGGTTAAAAAAGGCCCTTTGTCTAGCTGTCAAGGAGGGATGAAGCACAGTGGCTTTTAAACTTCTTGCCCTCAGGAAACCTAGTCAGTATCCCTGAGGGCAGGAAGGCCCATGCACTGCAAAGAATTCTGGATACATTCTAGGGTACACACACAGTTCATGCAAGGTGAAGAGCCCCCTGCTAGATTAGACCAAAGGACCATcatttccagcatcctgtttcccatcgtggccaaccaaatgcttccaggaagcccacaaacagggccTGAAGACAGCAGCCCACTTTGCtgttccccctgccccagctaCTGGTATTTCAGAGGATAAATATGGAGGTTACACATAGTCATCATGACTAACAGCCGACAAAAGAGCTCTCCTCCAGAAACTGTCTAATCCGCTTTCAAATCCATCTAAGCGAGTGGCCATCATCACGACCCAGGGCAGCAAAtcccatacattaattatgcattATGGAAAGAGGTATCTTCTTTTGTCTGCCTTGAATCTCCTGCCAaacagtttcattggatgactcccAAGTTCtagtggagaggggaggggaagtgttCTTCTCTCCGCTTCTTTTACACCAgggttgcacagcttcagcccttctgcaggtgttggactacaactcccatcatccctgactattggccactgtggttacagataatgggagttgtagtacaaaaacggCTGGCagcctgaagttgtgcagccctgttctacggcatgcataatttcataaacCTTTATCATAATTCCCTTGTTGGGCTTTGCCTTTCCCCCAAACATACTGAGAGTACACCCCAGAATGCAGGATTTGAGGGCCACTTAGGCAAGGCACTGTCAgtcttttcatgaggcaaagtgaaggCATTGCCTCAGGTGGAGGATTATTGGGATGccaccagggtggcaagatgccccatgCTGCTGCCGGCTTCAGAGCAGGTTTTGGGGACCAATTGGATCCCCCAAATAGGAGCTTTGCAAGgagcgcctctcctcacactccttgcaaagtctgcaagaagcatgaagagagaagaggaagctacTGGCAaccttcctcctccctgctgccccactttcAGAGCTTGAAAGAGTCGCTTTTAAAAGGGGGGTGTTCCCCAGCAGGGGCACAGGGCATggcagcatttggcatctcaCCTCTGGTGCTGCAATATTTTGGGCTCCTCAGGGACAGCGGGCCCTTTTCCCCTGAAAGAGGTGGGAACTGAGAATTATCTCCTGTTGCCTTTGCCCTTTCTGAGTGCCCTGTACAAATTGAAGACAACAGCACTCCTGGACCATTTATTGGACGTAGGATGCCAGCAGACATCCGAGCCAGACCTGCCAATCTCCATCTCTCCAATCCGCAGAATGACTTGGCTCCACCAACGCCCATTTTTGCCCCAGCCAGTCTCCACTTCAGCCCTACCTCCCATGTCACAAACACTAGCCCCAGCACCTGTACAGTGTTGTCCCATCCTCCAGAGACAAAACGGTCATCATTTTCAGGGAAGAAGGTCAGGGCATAGACCCGGGACATGTGCCCATCCATCACATTTGTGGAATCACTGGGGGAAGAAGGGCGTTGCTGCTTAGAGGACCAATAGCCAGACATAGCATATTCTGCTAAATTCAGCGCAAAATGCTTTCTGCTCCCACCACCACTAGAACCATCTTCTTCAGATACTCTCACAAGCTTACCTTGGCTCAAAAATTCCCAGTTTATCCCAGGTCTGAGCATCGTACATGTAAATCCCAGGTCCCGATCCACCTGTGATGAACTTGGAGCCAGAGGGGTTAAAGCAGCAAATCATTGTCTGGCGGTCCTCCTTCATGGTCCGCACACATGTGTGGGAAGGGACATGCCATAGCTTCACCATCCCACCAGAATCTGTGAAGGGAGGAGATGTCAGAAGTTATTATTTTCGGATACATTTTATTTAGGAGAACAAAATCCTCAAGCACATTTTCGTAACTTGAATTAGTGTACGCAAAACCCAATTCAACTTGAGTTTCGTTCAACAGCATTCAGCATGAAGGACCCTGCTGGATATAGGTGTGGGGAAACAAATGAACACTGAATTTGGCAAGAATGCTTCATCATGTTCAGGGCTGTTCGCATTCCATGCTAAAAAATAAATACCTACAGTTAAACATACCAAATTCTGCAGCAAGAAATGCTAAATTCTGAGATCTGTATAAAATATACAAATTTGCATACCATGATCTTTTTTGTATATCTGATTCTGCAATTTTTTTTGCtttgcataattttattcacaTATTGCCAATCATTCCCAACCACTGAAAACCATACTCAGCCACCTCTTTGGCTGCTAAGGTTTTAGCAGGCACACATGCTTTCAAGCATATGTTTGCAGCCAAAAGGGCTAGAAACttcttggaaggaaggaaggaaggaaggaaggaaggaaggaaggaaggaaggaaggaattaattaattattgggAAGTCGGAGTCTGTGTCCACTACTATCTTCTATACTTTTTTCTTTGCTTCTGTAGAATTGCAAATATATATAGCCTTGacatttatgttatttatttgcttttccATCAGATGTACAACATAAAAACATACAAGCACAGACAATGTTGAGATGAAATATGCCACcaacatttacaataaattaaaatattcaaACATGTAATTCAGAACAGAGTCATAATATCTTGTTATGTAATGacaatgttatgttatgttatgttatgttatggcTCTCttataagagccagcgtggtatagcggttagagtgctggattaggaccagggagacccaagttcaaatccccattcagccataatacttgctgggtgactctgggccagtcacttctctctcagcctaacctacttcacagggttgctgtgaggagaaacataaatatgtagtacaccgctctgggctccttagatgaagagcgggatataaaatgtaaataataaataataataataataatcactacTCTTCATGCATTACATACTTGCTGAAATTAGTTATTGGGCAAAGTTACCAGTTTAATCATTTCCTTACTTTTTTCTTTACTACTcagattttttaaaggaatagtTGCCTTCCGGTTTCTTGTAAACCCAACTTTAACTGCTGTTAGTGAACAAAAGTAGGCCGCTGGCCCAGGTTtctggaagagaggagagctggtcttgtggtagcaagcatgacttgcccccttagctaagcagggtctgccctggttgcatatgaaagggagactagaagtgtgagtactataagatattcccctcaggggatggagcagaaggtttcaagttccctccctggtagcatctccaagataggtctgagagagattcctgcctacaaccttggagaagctgctgccagtctgtgaagacaatactgagctagatagaccaatgatctgacttagtacagtatatggcagcttcctatgttcataagacACAGATTACGAACTACACAATAATGCTTTGAAATCaaactttaaaacaaatttttggaaTGCTAGAAATTTGGTATTTTTTTCAGCTCCAGCACAGACTAAGAGTGATAAGAAGATGCAGGTCAAAGGTCAGCAAAGAAGACTCAATGTGGGGAAGAACATCTAGTTAACTTAGGTACAGGGGGGCAAAGATCATGGTCAGTGTATAGGGAAGGCTTCACTCACAGGTGACAAGTAAGACGTCTGCATTGTGGGCTGGCCCACGAGGCAAAAAGCGCATAGAGGTGGTAGGCAACCCCAGTTTCCTGGTATCGTTATCAGCGAGTACATGATGAAGGGATCCATCACTGACAGAAAAAACCTTGAGCAGAAGAGAGAGGCATGTCAAGCGTATGAGAGGATGGGCAAGTCACAAGAAATGGCGGAGTGAACTGCACCATTAAATAAATTAAGCCGTGACACAAAAACTGCTGAGATGTTTGAACAGCTAGAGATACATTACCGTGGACAATGCCATTAAACACAAAGTGGAGCCCTCCAGTCACCAAGAAGCCTCAAAATGTTCCTGGAACCAAGCTGGTTAGATCTCAGGAACAACAGTGAGGTCAGAGAAGGTGCTTTGGAAAGGTGTCTTTTTTCAAGGTGGTGTATGACCACCTCCCACAAAACTGACCTTAATGGTGCCATCGCATGCTCCTGCACAGACCCGTGTCCCGTCATTATTGAATTGGCAGCAAAGAAGCTGATCTCCACAATCTCTgtagggggagaagaagaaaaaacacacaaGTAGTCTTGGTAAGCTTTGCAGGGAGAGGGATACTTCACACCCTTGTCCTTGTCCTCCGGTTACCTACATCGTGTGTAGTAGCCGAAGGTCACCGGAGATGGAAGGGCTGGCTGTAACGGTCGCTTGCTGGGTGGTGCTTGGGCCTGCTGTGGTCACATGGCCCCGGCGTGCGGCAGGCTgcatggccgggggtgggggcaggtctTAAAGGGGGTAAAAGATGAAGTTAGAGGTGTTATGACACTCCCATCTTCTGAACCTATTTTCTGTTCCCATTATGTAGTTGCTCTCAGTGGTTCCCCCAACTCCCCATGCCCTTTCTCCTAATGCAGATTCTTAATTCCCACCAGCAACCCTCTAGCTATGCAAATTATTTCCTGCCCCACCATGCCCCTGCCCCATATTCCCAGCACCCCCAAACCCTGCTGCCCCTCATCCCAGcaccagcctctctctctcttcctctctctcgttctctctgGTTCTTCACTAGCTCCTAGCAACCaatgaggaagaaggaagaaaccATCTGGTTACCATGGCAGCTGCGAAGGGAGGCCAAAGGTTCTCAAGGGCTTAAGAGAACTGTGTCCCACAATCCCAGTGACCGCTACACCCCATATTCTTGTCCCCCATGACAATTCCCTGAGGAGCTGGAGAATGCAGAGAAAACAAGGGGGCCCTTGTCTGGGTCCAGCCCCCTTCAGCtgctctccctccatcccccaaTGTATCTTTCTAGGCCCCAGATATGGCATGATGCATTCCATGATTTCCATGAGGCACTCATGGCTTTGGTTTAGATTATAGATGGCAACCTTCTGCAGCCTCCACAGTCAGGTTCTTTTCTCGAGGGCCATctgcaggggtggcccaagaagtggttttattttattttattttattttattttattttattttattttattttattttatttagaatgtCTTGTATACCACGTtctccaaaataaaataaaaaattaaagggcaaaagcctggtgaaaaaggtaggtcttgagaagggctttaaaagccactaaggagagggctgaacgaatctggcggggaagggtgttccaaagaagaggggtggctacagagaaggccctcctatgggcccaggcaccacgcactacaccagggcccgggacactaaggagggccaactgagaagacctcacaggatgggatgcaactggccgagagaggtgatcccagagatatgcaggtgctaagcccttaagggttttgtaggtgagaaccagcactttaaattggacccggaagcgaatGGGCAACCAATGCAGCGACCAcaaaagaggtgtaacactatcaaatttatggccacccataaggaggtgggccactgcattctagactagttgaagcttccaaatcgttttcaaaggcaaccctaggtagagcgcattaaggtaatccaagcaagaggtaacaaaggtatgagttactgttgccaaggCCTGCTGGTCGAGAAAAGGTTGTAACTGTCTggcgaaccagccaaagctgtccaaaggcacccttggccacggcctccacctgctgttcaagcaggggccgcgagtccagaaggacccccagatcacaaacTGTCTCtttcaagggaagcacaaccctgtcaagagataaactcacacatggcaattgaccagggcgctttccagactagatcctacaacggggtcaggacgtatctcagaagtgtgcttccacacttcctgtgtcgtgacaccgcagtccctacggggacagccaggtaccgttcacatttccagtgtcttgttgcgaatttaatcgctgtaaTATAGAGCTAGGACTTTGTATATCTGGCATGAaatagttgctgttttttcaggttgttagttgctgcagggctgctccccctgctgtttacggcccgaatgcaacttgccagaacagaggcattttgctgctgataagcagctagtctggaaagcgccctgatcaCTAACTGAACAAGAGCACCTTGGTCttggattaagcctgagcttgttttggcccacccaggtcctgacagcctctaggcacagAGCCAGCACATGAACGGCATCATTTATcatctatcccctgctaactgggcaaagaggcaccttttaccgtggtgattctctttatttagcagggggagagtaactggccccatccacccccagcacagtacttccagtgactgttgctggtgtgtgtcttatgtttctttttagaatgtgagccctttggggacagggagccatcttatttgtttgttatttctctttgtaaaccgccctgagccatttttggaagggcggtatagaaatcaaattattattattattattattattattattattattattattattattatttgtttggccaggggtagagctataaagctgagtatcatcagcatatgaTGAAAAATTACCCCAAACTGACGGATGACCAGGCCCaacggcttcatgtagatgttaaagagaatggaaacaaggactgagccctgtggaaccccacaagaaaggggccaggatACAGAACACTTACCCCCAATCGACACTGACTGGAATATTTGTTATAAAATATTTGAATACAATATTTGTTGTATTGATAACTGAGGATgcatttaattgattaatttgtTAAAGTAATCTATTAAAGACCTTACTTTCAACTAAAAAGGCATCCTCGATTAATTGGGTAGcagatatttaaaacattttaatcgTTTTTAACAGAAGTTCTTACAAAAACCGTGAATAGGGGGCACCATATAGGAAGAGGTATTTCCTCTTCTAAGATGTTGCTTTCAACATGAATGCATAATCTGCAATCAAAGAAAATATATCTTTTCCTTCAGGATGATTTATTATCATTTATATAAATTCAGACAATTAATTGATTCCTTGACTAACACTATATGATTAATTGGTTAAGATATCATTAAAGTTGtaccctgccaactgagcaaagaggcactttaaaaaaatggttattctctttatttagcagggggagagcaactggctctatccatccccagcacagcatccctccagtggctgttgctcctgtctatcttatatttattttttagattgtaaaaatTTAGAATctaaaattttatattttaaattgccattttatttattatttatatctatgtgaaccactttgggaacttttgttgaaaagcagtatataaatatttgtcaccatcatcatcattaatctGGTGATAGAGTTAATTGCAATGCACTGATCCCACTACTGCCACTAGTAAATACATGTACTAATTTTGTAAACAAGTGCAAGACACCaccaaaaaatttttttgatttgtaatttaataaaataatgatTCTCTTCTCCTACGTACGGAGAAGTTCTCCTCCTCTTGTCTGCCTCAACAAcacacttcacagggttgctggcttcccccccccttacACAGCTGCTGTCTCTTTCTCACTACATGACAGGTACATGACACTTCAGCACATGAAGTGTTTCCTAGCTCTTTATCTCCATGCCCAGCAAAacctgtgaaacaggatgcctggAGGAGAAGTCAGGGAGAGTACTGTTCCCCTAGAACTATCTCCTCTACAAAACAGCATGGCCCTCCAAAAGAAGGCAGTCTTACATCCACCTGCACTGGGGTTCCCACATACCCATGGTGGATGTAGGAAAGCCGTCATCCTGGATACAAAATGTTCAGGAATCTGAGAAGGAACATTGCATTAAATCATTTTACCATTTTTCCCCCTGgtgcttaacataagaacagccctgctggatcaggctcaagacccatccagtcaagcatcctgtttcacacagtggcccaccagatgcctctggggagcccacaggcaagaggtgagggcatgccccctctcctgctgtcgctgccctgcaactggtattgagaggcatcatgcctctgaggctggaggtggcctatagccatcagaccagtagccattgatagacctgtcctccatgaatttgtctaagccccttttaaagccatccaagcctgTGGTTATTactgtggcagagaataccatagattaatgatgtgctgtgtgaaaatgccTTCTCTCCAGGCATTATAGCTGCATAGTGACACCGTTTGAAAGCCCCATATCCTTGTCCTTTCTCCAGCGCCAGTGCTGCCAACTGGCTAGGTTGGCTCTCTTTATGTAGCTCAGAAAGCCCCTTCCCCtcatttctggatcatctctagagttagtgAGGGTCTGCTAAAGTCTAAAGGCAGCAATAATGGACACCAAACatagaataaaaaaataaaacaattccaagTCCAAATGTATTTAAACTACAGTAATTTTATAAAGTCTTATTAAACAAAGTAAACAATCAATACAGGTTTCTTTGATTTCACACCTttctggcactttccagattacacactttccagattacacactgttcagcagtaaaatgctttggcttggcaggatcgaattgaaaacggaaatagcttgcacaaccctcctacaatgggaaaaaacAGCTCTTTGTTTGcgatgcacatgcaacgttgtagggctaaaacacaaggataaaatcagaaagaaggcatcaggaacgtgaacagcaccttgctaacagcagcagcaacaacaacaaatatttatataccgctttttgccaaaagtgtccaaagcggtttatatagatagataggtaggtaggtaggtaggtaggtaggtagatagatagatagatgctgacactgcagggactgcaatgtcgaaacacaggcagtacggaagcacacttaagggacagtagtgacactgttgtagcgtgtaatctggaaagcagcctggacatttttcacacagggcttttaaagccctttagcctGCATCACCTCCAgaagaatggagggtgtgtgttcacatattgggtagatttacccctaagtccctgcgagctatcttaaagcacttcacacacaatttagggttttcactgctcattagagtatagcctgatttatatttggggttaaaaaatccgctttttgttttgggttttgggacaactttgaattcgcagtaaagccttgcagtaaacccacggtaaagcctgctgtctgggaaagctcccgcTCTTGTGCTACTGCCAGCAGCGGCTGACATCCCATGCAAGAGTATGTCAGCCCAGAGACTCTGAATGCCCACAAAATGCAACAATTGTGCATTGATGTTATACAACAGTATGCGcaatggaaataatgggcttgctcttgtgtaacatcagTGATGCCATTTTTGAAgttgtgcaacttgcatgcacGCAAAGTTGCTGGGCCGACGTACCCTTGCATGGTAGGTTGGCCACTAACCCTCTTGTTGTATTATTctgtccagtatcttttatgggggatggagtcagaaaggaaaagggaggggaaggggaaggagaaaatggagttgtttctgaacgaactcttagttaaatcttttttagaatactttgtgtttgtgagggaaacagctataaaacactgcTCCTGTGCAAAATACACTGAAGGGGGAAATGCATGAAACAGCTACCAAGCCTTGCTGTTGAACACTCTTTCCAATCCTGGTGAAAAAGGTTTTAAGATTTGTGCTTGCACccctttttttaaatggttgtgtcCAGGAGTTATCTCTGGCCAGTGTGGTAACCCTAACCTGCACTACAGCTGCACTGACATTTACTTATTGCCACTAGGTGTCCCACAGGCAACAAGAACACCCAAGAATTCTGGATCAGATCCAGCATCTGTTTCCCTTTCAAAGACCTAAATTTCATTCTCCTTCCCAGATGTGCAGGCACAACAAACCCCTGTACTATTTCTGCCTATTTCCTCTTGCCGTTTACCCATTTATTCTAACCCTCTGGGCCTTTGACCTCCACCCAACAtgagaacccaggagtcctggctgCCAGCCCTTAACATGTGGCAGATGTTaatctggggaagggaggggggacttATTTAGCAGATGTTACAGCTAGAAGAGCAAAAAAgcttggaaggggagggggatcagGAGTGTGGGGAAAGAtaatcctctctccctcctctatAAATCACCCTCATCATAAGAGCcacctctccttctgctaaaGAGGACGGGATTCAGGAAGACTGTGGTGGGTGACGCGGGCTCTGGATTGGGACACGCATCTCTGAGCACCATGCAGAATACGATGGGACCGGCCTGCATCTTCCTGCGCAAGGGCATTGCTGAGAAACAGGGGGTATGGCTATCCAGAGAGTGGTTGCGTGCCATCCTAGCGGATGTATGGATACTCCAGAATGCCAGGACAGAAGATGAGAATCTTCTGTCTTCTCTGCAAGGGGAATTAGGTGAAAAGTGTGCCACGGTGGAATGCAGGAGTTCAGGATTTCAGCCGCAGATTTGGGAAAGGGGCTTGTTTTCTTGTGTGTTGTAGAAGTGGGTGCTGGGAATAAAGgctcagagaggaggagaatagCGTGCCGGTGCAGCGGTGGGCAGATtgggccctccaactgttgttgaactacaactcccatctttcacagccacaacttgtgactggggattgtgggagttgtagttcaataacagctggaaggccaagtttgcccaccctggGGTTAgtgtcagaggcg
Coding sequences within it:
- the LOC128331548 gene encoding dynein assembly factor with WDR repeat domains 1-like, producing MQPAARRGHVTTAGPSTTQQATVTASPSISGDLRLLHTIDCGDQLLCCQFNNDGTRVCAGACDGTIKVFSVSDGSLHHVLADNDTRKLGLPTTSMRFLPRGPAHNADVLLVTYSGGMVKLWHVPSHTCVRTMKEDRQTMICCFNPSGSKFITGGSGPGIYMYDAQTWDKLGIFEPSDSTNVMDGHMSRVYALTFFPENDDRFVSGGWDNTVQFWTMQSKHSLRRLSGPHICGDAISIDKTGAQVLTGSWRRSNTLEIWDAETGAKLIDIPEDFRGQSQIYTCHFLGLDHIVAGGSRNNTCRLIDRRILMSTGALNDLPGGVYSTHINARGILSATSSTNLYLAQTPARP